In Gemmatimonadota bacterium, the following are encoded in one genomic region:
- a CDS encoding ThuA domain-containing protein, with the protein MDDSIKVAVVTGGHRFDVPNFHGLFRKMEGVDAYIQSLEDFASPRAEERDFYDAVVFYNMHKEGPTDENRPGWMGRPLSALESWLATGKGVVLLHHAILAFPNWDPWVQIAGVVAGSFESFSHDEVMRIGVEDGDHPITRGISDWEMVDETYVMDEPDSDSHLLLTTDHPVCMKSIGWTRQYNGTRVFCLQSGHDNQTWKDENFQSVLVRGIQWVSGRI; encoded by the coding sequence ATGGACGATTCTATTAAGGTTGCAGTGGTGACCGGCGGCCACCGTTTTGATGTGCCGAATTTTCACGGGTTGTTCCGCAAGATGGAAGGCGTGGATGCCTATATTCAGTCTCTGGAGGATTTTGCATCGCCGCGAGCAGAGGAACGCGATTTCTACGATGCGGTTGTGTTTTACAATATGCACAAGGAGGGTCCGACAGATGAGAACCGCCCCGGGTGGATGGGGCGACCTCTGAGCGCGCTGGAGTCCTGGCTGGCGACGGGTAAGGGTGTTGTGTTGTTGCACCACGCGATTTTGGCATTTCCAAATTGGGATCCCTGGGTGCAGATCGCCGGTGTTGTCGCGGGGTCGTTTGAATCGTTCAGCCACGATGAGGTGATGCGGATTGGGGTAGAGGATGGGGATCATCCGATTACGCGAGGGATATCCGATTGGGAGATGGTCGATGAGACATATGTGATGGATGAACCGGATTCGGATAGCCATTTGCTGTTGACGACAGATCACCCGGTGTGTATGAAGTCGATTGGCTGGACGCGACAATACAATGGTACGCGGGTGTTTTGCCTTCAGAGTGGGCACGACAATCAGACGTGGAAGGATGAAAATTTTCAGTCGGTGTTAGTGCGGGGTATTCAGTGGGTCAGCGGGAGGATTTAG
- a CDS encoding sterol desaturase family protein, with product MADTRVEKEVVDGVARDESGEWQPAKRPAPAPIFAWPPRPVEALKWMFGFPGYLWPWNAIYMLIAIGTWLYLQPALERCVEFRVDWIAEMYVRNIAMLIVIAGAWHVYFYRFKAQGTRYKYTSKWLATSNRKFLWGNQLRDNIFWSCVSGGTIWTAYEVVSMWAFANEIIPYVDWRTEPVYFVALLCGIQFWRLFHFYWVHRLTHWKPLYKSAHYLHHKNINIGPWSGLAMHPIEHLLYFSCILIHWVVPSHPIHMLMNAQHAAFTPAQGHVGFDKIEVKGSDRMPAASFFHQLHHRYFECNYGENDFPFDYWFGTFHDGSPESHASMRAKRKAVHQI from the coding sequence ATGGCTGATACCAGGGTAGAAAAAGAAGTTGTAGATGGCGTTGCCCGAGATGAAAGTGGCGAGTGGCAGCCCGCAAAACGCCCGGCGCCTGCGCCGATTTTTGCATGGCCTCCGCGTCCTGTTGAGGCGCTGAAGTGGATGTTCGGTTTTCCGGGCTATTTGTGGCCCTGGAACGCGATTTATATGCTTATTGCTATTGGAACCTGGCTTTATTTGCAACCCGCGCTCGAGCGCTGTGTGGAGTTCCGCGTGGATTGGATTGCCGAGATGTATGTGCGGAATATTGCGATGTTAATCGTTATTGCGGGCGCGTGGCATGTGTATTTCTACAGGTTCAAGGCGCAGGGCACGCGGTATAAATACACGTCGAAATGGCTCGCGACATCTAATCGCAAGTTTTTGTGGGGCAATCAATTGCGCGATAATATTTTCTGGAGTTGTGTGAGTGGGGGGACGATCTGGACGGCTTATGAAGTGGTTTCTATGTGGGCATTTGCGAATGAGATAATTCCCTATGTCGATTGGCGCACAGAACCGGTTTATTTTGTTGCGTTGCTGTGCGGTATTCAGTTCTGGCGGCTTTTCCATTTTTATTGGGTTCACCGCCTGACCCACTGGAAACCCCTGTACAAGTCCGCGCACTATTTGCATCACAAGAATATCAATATTGGACCGTGGTCCGGGCTGGCTATGCACCCGATTGAGCATTTGTTGTATTTTAGCTGTATTTTGATTCACTGGGTGGTGCCGTCCCATCCGATTCACATGTTGATGAATGCACAACATGCGGCGTTTACACCGGCACAGGGTCATGTGGGGTTTGATAAAATTGAGGTGAAAGGCAGTGATAGAATGCCTGCGGCGTCGTTTTTTCACCAGTTGCATCACCGCTATTTTGAGTGTAATTACGGGGAGAATGATTTCCCGTTCGATTACTGGTTCGGTACGTTTCACGATGGGTCGCCAGAATCGCACGCCAGTATGCGCGCGAAGCGCAAGGCGGTGCATCAGATTTAA